One Accipiter gentilis chromosome 25, bAccGen1.1, whole genome shotgun sequence genomic region harbors:
- the BTBD7 gene encoding BTB/POZ domain-containing protein 7 isoform X5: MGANASNYPHSCSPRVGGNSQAQQTFIGTSSYSHQGYGCESKLYSLDHGHEKPQDKKKKTSGLATLKKKFIKRRKSSRSADHAKQMRELLSGWDVRDVNALVEEYEGTSALKELYLQANLARPEARTLQKDMAELYQYKYCTDVDLIFQETCFPVHRAILAARCPFFKTLLSSSPEYGAEIIMDINTAGIDMPMFSALLHYLYTGEFGMEDSRFQNVDILVQLSEEFGTPNSLDVDMRALFDYMCYYDVVLSFSSNSDLVETFGGSQNCLDEELRAHKAIISSRSPFFRHLLQRRIRTGEEITDRTLRTPTRIILDESIIPKKYAKVILNCMYTDVVDLSVLHSSPSVGSLSEVQALVAGKLNMTRAEEAMELYHIALFLEFNMLAQDFRLICLQGPF, translated from the exons GGACATCATCCTACTCTCATCAAGGTTATGGCTGTGAATCAAAGCTGTATAGTCTTGACCATGGCCATGAAAAACctcaagacaagaaaaagaaaacctctggCCTTGCCACCCTCAAAAAGAAATTCATTAAACGTCGGAAATCTAGCCGATCTGCTGATCATGCCAAGCAGATGCGTGAGCTCCTCTCAGGCTGGGATGTCCGAGATGTTAATGCATTAGTAGAAGAATATGAAGGGACTTCAGCCTTGAAGGAACTTTATCTACAAGCTAATTTGGCAAGACCAGAAGCCAGAACGCTACAAAAAGACATGGCTGAACTTTATCAGTACAAATATTGTACCGATGTAGACTTAATATTTCAAGAAACTTGTTTTCCTGTGCATCGTGCGATATTGGCAGCAAGATGTCCATTTTTTAAGACGCTGCTTTCTTCCTCACCAGAGTATGGGGCAGAAATAATAATGGATATTAACACAGCTGGCATAGATATGCCTATGTTTTCAGCTTTGTTACACTACCTTTATACAGGCGAGTTTGGAATGGAGGATTCAAGATTCCAAAATGTTGATATCCTTGTGCAGCTTAGTGAAGAATTTGGAACACCAAATTCCTTAGATGTTGACATGCGTGCACTGTTTGATTACATGTGCTACTATGATGTGGTTCTTAGCTTTTCATCCAACTCTGACTTAGTTGAAACTTTTGGTGGCAGTCAGAACTGTCTAGATGAAGAGCTCAGAGCTCATAAAGCTATTATTTCATCACGATCTCCATTTTTTCGTCACTTGCTGCAGAGGAGGATACGAACTGGTGAAGAAATCACAGACCGAACTCTACGAACTCCAACTAGAATTATATTGGATGAATCTATCATACCAAAAAAATATGCTAAGGTCATTTTGAACTGTATGTATACAGATGTGGTGGACCTCTCAGTTTTGCACTCCAGCCCTTCAGTGGGCAGTTTAAGTGAAGTTCAGGCTCTCGTAGCAGGAAAACTAAACATGACTAGGGCCGAAGAAGCTATGGAGCTTTATCACATAGCACTGTTCTTGGAGTTTAACATGCTTGCACAAG ATTTTCGTTTGATTTGTCTTCAGGGACCTTTCTAA